TGTTGATTGCCTTACTGGCTATCGCCTTCTTTATCTGGTCCAGCATGACGCGGGCCGACTATCGCACCGATGACGCCTGGGTCACCGCGGACTATACGCTGGTTGCGCCGAAAATCTCAGGCTACATCAGCCAGGTGAAGGTGCGTGATAACCAGCAGGTAAAAGCGGGCGAACTGCTCGCTACGCTGGATGACCGCGACTACCGCGTGGCCCTGGAGAGCGCCAGAGCGAACCTGCAATTAAGCGAAGCGAAGCTTGCCAGCATTATCGCCCAGCGTGAGCAGCAGCAGGCGGTAATTGCGCAACATAAAGCAGCGGTTAACGCCAGCCAGGCGACATTAAGCTATGCCGGGCAAAATGCCGAACGCTATCGCCGTCTGTTGCAAAGCGGCACCGCCACCGCCGACGAACAGCAAAAGGCCAGCTCCACTATGCGTTCCGCCGCAGCGCAGGTTGAGCAAAACCGCGCCGCGGTGCTGGCAGCGGAAAAAGAGACCGCTATTTTACTGGCCAGCCAGAAACAGGCTGAAGCAGATATCGCCGCAGCGCAGGCGGCGGTCGATCAGGCGCAGCTGAATCTTTCTTATACGCGCATTGTGGCGCCGGTAAGCGGGATGGTAGGTCAGCGCGCGCTGCGCCAGGGCGCGTATGTCTCTGCCGGCAGCCGCCTGCTGGCGCTGGTGCCGCTGGAGCAAAGCTATATTGTCGCCAACTATCTGGAAACCCAGTTGGATAAGGTTCAGCCCGGCCAGGCG
This Mixta hanseatica DNA region includes the following protein-coding sequences:
- a CDS encoding HlyD family secretion protein — encoded protein: MSLTPAKRTGLLAVLLIALLAIAFFIWSSMTRADYRTDDAWVTADYTLVAPKISGYISQVKVRDNQQVKAGELLATLDDRDYRVALESARANLQLSEAKLASIIAQREQQQAVIAQHKAAVNASQATLSYAGQNAERYRRLLQSGTATADEQQKASSTMRSAAAQVEQNRAAVLAAEKETAILLASQKQAEADIAAAQAAVDQAQLNLSYTRIVAPVSGMVGQRALRQGAYVSAGSRLLALVPLEQSYIVANYLETQLDKVQPGQAVEITVDALPGQHFRGRVDSIAPATGATFSAIAADNATGNFTKVVQRLPVKIVLDADQPNLAHLRVGMSVIPEIKVK